ATGCCTCTATCGGGGCTATCTGGGGCTTTGGAATAGGGCTTGTTGGGCTTATTCTTTTTTTACCTTGATCCAAATGTTAGTATTTCGGCCTTTGTCGTCGGTACATGAAATTTTAACTTTTCCCGATTCGGGCCTAAAAAAGATGGCTTCGGTGGCAGGGGCTTTTTGTAGTAGCTTGTCGTTGATATACCAGTATACCGCTTTGATGTCGTTGCCTGCCTGACAGCTCAGCATAAGCTTGGGGGGGTCATTGGCTGCCAAAATATATTCTGCTCCGTCGGTTGGGTACGATATTATGGGTGCATTGCTATTAAATACATTGGTGCATTTGGGGTTATGTGGTGGTATACGGGCATATTGAATATGTTTGCTTTCGTACCAAGTAATAAGTTCGGGGGCGTAATTGGGGTATCGCTTTTGAATAGCTCCGCTGTCGGGCAGGCAAACACTACAATAGCTGATGGTGGCTGTTGGGTTTACCCAAGTCGCTTTGGTATGTGTACAAGTTTGGGTATGTGAAATAGCCTGTATATAGTAGTCGGTGATTTGGTGTTCGCAATATTCGCTGGGCAATGCACCACTTTCAGCACATACTTTTCGGAGAGCCAACTGATTACTTGGCAAAAACCAGCGCGTGTGAGAGTTGTAGTCGATGGTATTGAAAATATCGAATAGTAAAGGGGTAGCAATATTGGCTCCTGAAAGCTCAGGAACACCCTCGCCCGAAAAATTACCTACCCAAATACCTATTGTATAATGGGCATTGTAACCAATACTCCAGGCATCTTTCTTGCCAAATGATGTACCTGTTTTCCAAGCAATTTTGGGCATTCGGTAAGTATATTCATAATTATTGGGCAAGTCGGGGCGAGTTACTTGGCTTAGGATTTGGTTGATTAAAAAAGTAGACTCTTCCGATAAAATAGGTACAGCAGGCATTTTTTCGGAGCTTTGGATCAGATTAGCTTTGACAAAATCGCCTTTATTGGCAAAGGCCGAAAACAAATTGCTCAATTCTTCGAGGCTAACACCACAGCCTCCTAGTGCTAGCGATAGGCCAAGTGTTGAGGCTGATTTTTTGATGGTTAAAAAATCGGCTTTTTTGAGTTTGTCAACCATAAGCGGGGTCGAAATTTCTTTGAGCATTTTTACTGCTGGAATATTCAAAGAATTAGCCAAGGCAAACTCTACGGTAACTTTTCCATGAAACTGTTTGTCAAAGTTTTCGGGTTCAAAACCACTAAAATTACTTGGTACGTCATTAATCGTTGATTTTGGGGTAATAATTCCTTCATCGAAGGCAATACCGTATAACAGGGGCTTGAGGGTACTTCCTGGCGAACGCACCGCCCGTACACCATCAACCTGCCCGCCGTCGATAGGGCTATCAAAATCTGCCGAACCTATATATGATTCTATTTGATGGGTTTGATTATTGATAACCACTACTGCGGCATTATGGATATTCATGGCATAAAGCCGTGTTACATAATTGTGTACGATTTTTTCGATAGTAAGTTGGCTGTTGCGTCGAATACTGGTATGAATAATCGGGAGTTGGGCGTATTCTTTTCTAAGCCTAATAGCCAGATGTGGAGCTAACTTTGGAGCTTCGTGCCGCTTTACATTCAGTGGTTCTGTAAGGGCATCATCTATATCTTGTTGGGCAAACAATTGGGCTTGGGCAAAGCGTTGCAACCAACGATTTCTTTCTTGTAGAATATAAGCGTTGTTTATGCCTAGCCGTAAACTTGACGGGCGGTTGGGAATAATAGTAAGTGCTGTTACCTCGGCCAAACTTAGTACATCGGGCGATTTTTGAAAATATAATACCGAAGCCGATTTGAGTCCTTCGATATTTGACCCATAAGGAATTAGGCTTAAATACAGTTGCAAAATTTCATCTTTACTATAATGCCATTCTAGCTGAAACGCTCGTAATATTTCTATAACTTTATTGAAATAGGTTCGTTTGCGAGGATACAAAAGGCGTACAA
The DNA window shown above is from Flectobacillus major DSM 103 and carries:
- the pbpC gene encoding penicillin-binding protein 1C; this translates as MPLFSFNHIQNLFVKVLRKKLVRGLIGTLILLLVLDWGFPLRVNPQYSTIITDSDNKILHAFLNRQDKWRMQTELNEITPTLAKAIIFKEDRWFRYHFGVNPLAIARAATRNILKGRRTSGASTITMQVVRLLYPRKRTYFNKVIEILRAFQLEWHYSKDEILQLYLSLIPYGSNIEGLKSASVLYFQKSPDVLSLAEVTALTIIPNRPSSLRLGINNAYILQERNRWLQRFAQAQLFAQQDIDDALTEPLNVKRHEAPKLAPHLAIRLRKEYAQLPIIHTSIRRNSQLTIEKIVHNYVTRLYAMNIHNAAVVVINNQTHQIESYIGSADFDSPIDGGQVDGVRAVRSPGSTLKPLLYGIAFDEGIITPKSTINDVPSNFSGFEPENFDKQFHGKVTVEFALANSLNIPAVKMLKEISTPLMVDKLKKADFLTIKKSASTLGLSLALGGCGVSLEELSNLFSAFANKGDFVKANLIQSSEKMPAVPILSEESTFLINQILSQVTRPDLPNNYEYTYRMPKIAWKTGTSFGKKDAWSIGYNAHYTIGIWVGNFSGEGVPELSGANIATPLLFDIFNTIDYNSHTRWFLPSNQLALRKVCAESGALPSEYCEHQITDYYIQAISHTQTCTHTKATWVNPTATISYCSVCLPDSGAIQKRYPNYAPELITWYESKHIQYARIPPHNPKCTNVFNSNAPIISYPTDGAEYILAANDPPKLMLSCQAGNDIKAVYWYINDKLLQKAPATEAIFFRPESGKVKISCTDDKGRNTNIWIKVKKE